One segment of Podarcis muralis chromosome 17, rPodMur119.hap1.1, whole genome shotgun sequence DNA contains the following:
- the RNF20 gene encoding E3 ubiquitin-protein ligase BRE1A isoform X2 has translation MSGIGNKRVASEASPSGPPEKKAGVEDSGTTVETIKLGGVSSTEELDIRTLQTKNRKLAEMLDQRQAIEDELREHIEKLERRQATDDASLLIVNRYWSQFDENIRIILKRYDLDQGLGDLLSERKALVVPEPEPDSDSNQERKEERERGEIFEPAFSFLATLASSTSEEMESQLQERVESSRRVVTQIVTMYDKLQERVDVLSQKLNSGDVSLMEEALQELNSYLANENKRLQELADLLQEKHRTMSQEFAKLQRKVEMAESRVSVLETMIDDLQWDIDKIRKREQRLNRHLADVLERVNSKGYKVYGAGSSLYGGTITINSRKFEEMNAELEENKELAQNRLSELDKLRQDLEEVTTQNDKLKVDLRRAVEEVVKETPEYRCMQSQFSVLYNESLQLKSQLDEARTLLHGTRGTHQRQVELIERDEVSLHKKLRTEVIQLEDTLAQVRKEYEMLRIEFEQTLAANEQAGPINREMRHLISSLQNHNHQLKGEVLRYKRKLREAQSDLSKTRSRSGSALLHSQSSTEDPKEEPLEIKQDADDPSSSSQGSASKGPSEDALESKAKRDEEERERERREKEREREKEKEKEKEREREKEKEKERERQKQKESEKERESSKDKDKGKHDDSRKKEAELVKQLKADLKKAQESQKEMKLLLDMYRSAPKEQRDKVQLMAAEKKAKAELEELRQRVKELEDKEKKESKKMADEDALRKIRAVEEQIEYLQKKLAMAKQEEEALLSEMDVTGQAFEDMQEQNIRLMQQLREKDDANFKLMSERIKSNQIHKLLKEEKEELADQVLTLKTQVDAQLQVVRKLEEKEHLLQSNIGTGEKELGLRTQALEMNKRKAMDAAQLADDLRAQLELAQKKLHDFQDEIVENSVTKEKDMFNFKRAQEDISRLRRKLETTKKPDMVPNCDEILMEEIKDYKGRLTCPCCNMRKKDAVLTKCFHVFCFECVKTRYDTRQRKCPKCNAAFGANDFHRIYIG, from the exons ATGTCTGGGATTGGGAACAAACGGGTGGCTTCGGAGGCCAGTCCCTCCGGACCTCCGGAGAAGAAAGCGGGTGTCGAAGACTCGGGAACCACAGTGGAGACCATTAAACTTGGTGGCGTCTCCTCAACG GAAGAACTGGACATCCGCACCCTCCAGACCAAGAACCGGAAGCTGGCAGAGATGCTGGACCAGCGGCAGGCTATCGAAGATGAGTTGCGGGAGCACATAGAGAAGCTGGAAAGGCGGCAGGCCACGGACGATGCGTCACTGCTGATTGTCAATCGCTACTGGAGCCAG tTCGACGAGAATATTCGCATCATTTTGAAGCGCTACGACTTGGACCAAGGCCTCGGTGACCTTCTGTCGGAACGGAAAGCCCTGGTGGTGCCAGAACCGGAACCCGATTCGGACAGTAACCAGGAGCGCAAAGAAGAGCGGGAGAGAG GAGAGATCTTTGAGCCGGCCTTCTCTTTCCTGGCTACGCTGGCCAGCAGCACCAGCGAGGAAATGGAATCTCAGTTGCAGGAGCGCGTGGAGTCTTCTCGCCGGGTCGTCACGCAGATTGTGACCATGTACGATAAGCTCCAGGAGAGGGTGGATGTGCTCTCCCAGAAGCTGAACAGCGGAG ATGTTTCTCTGATGGAAGAGGCTCTCCAGGAGCTGAACTCCTACCTGGCAAACGAGAACAAGCGACTGCAAGAACTGGCTGATTTACTCCAGGAAAAGCACCGCACCATGTCTCAGGAG TTCGCTAAATTGCAAAGGAAAGTGGAGATGGCAGAGTCTCGTGTGTCTGTGCTGGAGACCATGATTGACGACCTGCAGTGGGACATCGACAAGATCCGCAAGCGGGAGCAGAGGCTGAACAGGCACCTGGCAGATGTCTTGGAGCGG GTGAACTCAAAAGGGTACAAGGTGTATGGAGCTGGAAGCAGCCTGTATGGGGGTACAATCACGATCAACTCTCGGAAG TTCGAGGAGATGAATGCCGAACTCGAGGAAAACAAGGAGCTTGCCCAGAACCGCCTGAGCGAGCTCGATAAGTTGCGTCAGGATCTTGAGGAAGTGACCACGCAGAACGACAAGTTGAAG GTGGACCTGAGGCGGGCAGTGGAGGAGGTGGTGAAGGAAACACCAGAGTACCGCTGCATGCAGTCCCAGTTCTCCGTTTTGTACAATGAGAGCCTGCAACTGAAATCTCAGCTAGACGAGGCCCGAACGCTGCTTCACGGCACCCGGGGTACCCACCAGCGCCAGGTGGAGCTCATTGAG CGGGATGAAGTCAGCCTGCACAAGAAGCTGCGAACAGAGGTCATTCAGCTCGAAGACACCCTTGCCCAGGTCCGCAAAGAGTACGAGATGTTGCGGATAGAGTTTGAGCAGACGCTTGCCGCTAACGAACAAGCAG GTCCTATCAATCGGGAGATGCGGCACCTCATCAGCAGCCTCCAGAACCACAACCACCAGCTGAAAGGGGAGGTCCTGAGATACAAGCGGAAGCTGCGGGAGGCACAGTCTGATCTGAGCAAG ACCCGTTCCCGCAGCGGGAGCGCCCTCCTGCACTCCCAGTCCAGCACGGAGGACCCCAAGGAGGAGCCGCTGGAGATCAAGCAGGACGCCGAcgacccttcttcttcttcccagggctCTGCCTCCAAGGGCCCCTCCGAGGACGCGCTGGAGAGCAAAGCGAAACGGGACGAAGAGGAGCGGGAGCGGGAGCGTCGGGAGAAGGAGCGGGAGcgggagaaggaaaaggagaaagagaaggagcgggaacgggagaaggagaaggagaaagagagggagcggCAGAAGCAGAAGGAGTCCGAGAAGGAGAGGGAGTCCAGTAAAGACAAGGACAAGGGGAAGCACGACGACAGCAGGAAGAAGGAAGCCGAGTTGGTCAAGCAGCTGAAGGCGGATCTAAA GAAGGCTCAAGAAAGCCAGAAGGAAATGAAACTGCTTTTGGATATGTACCGCTCTGCCCCGAAGGAGCAGAGAGACAAAGTCCAACTGATGGCTGCAGAGAAGAAGGCCAAAGCTGAG TTGGAGGAGCTGAGGCAGAGGGTGAAGGAACTGGAGGacaaggagaagaaagagagcaAAAAAATGGCAGACGAGGACGCCCTTCGGAAGATCCGGGCTGTGGAGGAACAGATAGAATACCTGCAGAAGAAACTCGCCATGGCTAAGCAG GAAGAGGAGGCGCTGCTCTCCGAAATGGACGTGACGGGCCAGGCCTTTGAGGACATGCAGGAACAGAACATCCGCCTGATGCAGCAGCTCAGAGAGAAGGATGACGCCAACTTCAAGCTCATGTCGGAGCGCATCAAATCCAACCAGATCCACAAGTTgctgaaagaagagaaggaggagctggCAGACCAGGTGCTCACCTTGAAGACACAG GTGGATGCCCAGTTGCAAGTTGTACGCAAGCTAGAGGAGAAAGAGCATCTCCTGCAGAGCAACATTGGCACAGGAGAAAAGGAGCTGGGCTTGCGAACCCAGGCCCTGGAAATGAACAAGCGGAAG GCTATGGATGCGGCCCAGCTGGCTGATGACCTTCGGGCGCAGCTGGAGCTGGCGCAGAAGAAGCTGCACGACTTCCAGGATGAGATCGTGGAGAACAGTGTGACCAAGGAGAAAGACATGTTCAACTTCAAGCGAGCCCAG GAAGACATCTCGAGGCTGCGGAGGAAACTGGAGACCACCAAGAAACCTGACATGGTTCCCAACTGCGATGAGATCCTTATGGAGGAGATCAAAGATTACAAG GGCCGCCTGACTTGCCCCTGCTGCAACATGCGCAAGAAGGATGCTGTGCTCACCAAGTGCTTCCACGTCTTCTGCTTTGAGTGCGTGAAAACGCGCTACGACACCCGGCAGCGCAAGTGCCCCAAGTGCAACGCTGCCTTCGGGGCCAACGACTTCCATCGCATCTACATTGGCTGA